AGCTTCTGGATGCCCTGATCTATTCCCATGCCCAGGGAGTGGTCCACCGCGACATAAAACCGGAAAACATTATCCTGCTGGACAGCGGCCGGATTAAAATCATGGATTTCGGCATCGCGAAAATCGAATCTTCGACCCTTACCCAGTTCGGCGATGTTTTCGGCACCCCATCCTATATGTCTCCCGAACAGTTTTCCGGACAACCGGTTGACAATCGATCCGATCTGTATTCGACCGGAGTCATCCTCTACCACCTGCTGACCGGGGAAAAACCGTTCCATGGCGACTCGATCACGAGCATCATGCATCGGGTCATGACTACCGAGGCGCCATTGGCATCGGATATTAACCTGCAGGTCCCCTCTTTCCTTGACGGCATTCTGCAAAAAGCTCTGGCCAAAAAACCGGGGCAGCGCTTCCAGTCGGCGGAAGAGTTTAAAGCCGCCCTGATCCAGGGTTCCACGACCGGCGAAACCTCCCTGGAGGGTCTGTACGGTAAAACCAATACCGAACTGCGCGAAATGTGCGCGGCAGCCGGGATCACCGGGATCAGCAAGAAGAATAAAAAACAGCTGATTGCAGCGCTTCAGGATGCGGGCAACGGTGGCCCCGCTGTTCCCGGAACAAATCAGCCGACTGAAGAAATCGGAGTTTCCGGGCAGCAGGGTGACCGGGCAACCGGCGACCATCCTGCCCCGCCGAAGGAATATGACAAGACCCTGTTTGAACCGCAGGAGGATGCGGTTGAGGAAGCAAAACCGAAACGGACCGGAAAGAAACTGAAAATGGTCCTGACTCTCCTGTTTGCAGCCATTTTAGCCATCTCCGGTTTCACCGGCTGGAAAATATACCGGAAAGATCTTACCACCCGGGACCTTGAGCAGATTGCGCAAAAACTTTCAGATAATCCGGCATCGGTTTTCGCGCAACTCCTGACCCTCGCAAGACAAAAGGCCAAAGACATTTCGGGGTCGGTTTTCGATCTGCACCCCCCGGTTGCCATTGAAAAACCAAAAGCCCTGCCGACCGCCTCGCCGGGACGGAGCACTGCAGTTGCCAGAGAAAACCCCAAAAGCGTTCCGGCACCGATCCCCGAACCGGAGCCCCCGATCGTGGAACTCTCTCAATCATCCAAGCACAAGTCAAGAAAGTAATCAGCCGGAAATGGCGCCCCTTGTTCTGATTTCAATGATTGCAACGGGCGGTCACGGACCGGCATCTTCTAAGTTGCCAAAAATATTGGGGTCGGCGACGGCGGCCAGAAACCCATGGAAAAAACGTGAAATATGTGCAAATCAGGGAATGCCGCGCTGCTTGGGGAAGCAATCGAATTGAGGAGAATGACGGTGTGGCAGGAGGAAAAAAAATCAAACATGGTGGACATGGTTCCCCTAAAAAATTCAGCGCTGAAAAGTTGAACCGAATACCCAAACAGGGCACGAGAACCGACCGACATGAGCCACCCCATCGATCATAGCCAAGCCGAACCGCCGGACAGGAGTGCGGCTGACAATTCCTACCTTATTTTCCCGCCCTTTGCCGACCCCACTTGGGCCTACGTGGGGTTGCCGACTCTGAAAGGATACTTGCGCCGGCGCGGGCTCAGGGTTTTGCTGAAAGATTACAACATCGAAGCCCTCTCTTTTCTTCTGGCCGGTGAAACGATGGACAATTGGCACCATGAATTGTCCTCCCGCTTTCAGGAGTTGAACCGCCGTAAACACCTGACCCTCTACGAACAGATGGAATACTGGCGAATTGCCGAGGCGCTTCCTTTATGCCGCGATTTTTCGGATTGCTTTTCCGTCATGAAGGACCATCGCCAATTTTACAACAAAAAAAAATATCTCATGGCCCGGGACGGGTTCGAGGAACTGTTCAAGATCCTGGAAGCGCTCTATTTCCCCTTCCGGTTCGGTTTTAACCGCGCCGACCATCTGGTCGCGCCATGGGATTTTAAACTGCTCGAGTATTACATTTCCAGAAAAAAGAGCCCCCTTGACCCTTTTTATCGAAGGCAGTTGCGCACTCTCGCCGGCCCGGGTTTCATCGGAATTTCCCTGACCTTTGTCTCCCAGATTCCTGAGACCTTTTATCTCTGTCGATTGATCAGGGAATATTTCCCTGCCTGCTTTCTTATGCTTGGCGGGCCTTGCATTGATCAGATCATGCGCAACAGCGGCGAGGAGACGACCCGGCAGATTTTTGAATTCGTTGACGCAGTCGGCATGCAGGAAGGAGAACAAACCCTGGCGCAACTCCTGCCGATCTTAAACAATAAAAATCACACCCCCGAGGCGTTTGCCGCTATTCCAAACCTGGTCATGAAGGGAGCGGCGGCCGGTTCCTTCCAGCGGGGGCCTTTGGTAACACTTGACCCCGCGGACGCCGGCAGGCCGGACTATTCCGATCTTGACCGGAACCACTATCTTGCGCCTGAACCGATGCTGCTGTAC
The window above is part of the Pseudomonadota bacterium genome. Proteins encoded here:
- a CDS encoding protein kinase, which encodes MGDIKKLGKYTIQSVLGQGAMGIVYKGFDPIIERTVAIKAIRKDAFRKEEMKPVLARFQREAQAAGRLTHPGIVTVYEYGEDGDNAFIAMEYVPGRELDDFLDKKERFSVSTVIDIVTQLLDALIYSHAQGVVHRDIKPENIILLDSGRIKIMDFGIAKIESSTLTQFGDVFGTPSYMSPEQFSGQPVDNRSDLYSTGVILYHLLTGEKPFHGDSITSIMHRVMTTEAPLASDINLQVPSFLDGILQKALAKKPGQRFQSAEEFKAALIQGSTTGETSLEGLYGKTNTELREMCAAAGITGISKKNKKQLIAALQDAGNGGPAVPGTNQPTEEIGVSGQQGDRATGDHPAPPKEYDKTLFEPQEDAVEEAKPKRTGKKLKMVLTLLFAAILAISGFTGWKIYRKDLTTRDLEQIAQKLSDNPASVFAQLLTLARQKAKDISGSVFDLHPPVAIEKPKALPTASPGRSTAVARENPKSVPAPIPEPEPPIVELSQSSKHKSRK